The following proteins are encoded in a genomic region of Aliiroseovarius sp. F47248L:
- a CDS encoding LysE family translocator — MSFELLFAFVAFAFVSSITPGPNNLMLMASGANFGFQRTIPHMLGIGIGFTFMIVLVGAGLMTLFDLYPVSYTILKAGSVVYLLWLAWKIANASEPGSGKAGGSPMSFLQAAAFQWVNPKAWAMALTAISVYAPSRDMAAVVLVATIFGIVNLPSVSVWTILGQKIRVILTNPTRLRSFNITMALLLVATLFPVIYG, encoded by the coding sequence ATGTCTTTTGAACTTCTTTTTGCCTTTGTGGCCTTTGCCTTCGTGTCCTCAATCACACCGGGACCAAACAACCTGATGCTAATGGCGTCTGGCGCGAATTTCGGATTTCAGCGCACCATTCCGCATATGCTGGGGATCGGCATCGGTTTTACCTTCATGATCGTGCTGGTCGGCGCGGGACTGATGACTTTGTTTGATCTTTATCCCGTCAGCTACACCATCCTAAAAGCTGGCAGTGTGGTGTATCTGCTTTGGCTCGCATGGAAAATTGCAAACGCGTCCGAACCCGGCTCCGGCAAAGCGGGCGGCTCACCGATGAGCTTTCTGCAAGCCGCCGCTTTTCAGTGGGTTAATCCCAAGGCTTGGGCCATGGCGCTGACTGCGATCAGTGTTTATGCGCCTTCGCGCGATATGGCGGCCGTGGTTCTTGTCGCCACGATCTTCGGCATCGTGAACCTGCCTTCTGTTTCGGTGTGGACCATTTTGGGGCAGAAAATACGGGTGATCCTGACCAACCCAACGCGCCTTCGGTCGTTCAATATAACGATGGCTCTGTTGCTGGTCGCTACACTTTTCCCCGTAATCTACGGGTGA
- a CDS encoding Lrp/AsnC family transcriptional regulator has translation MSNVDQINQKILQELSRDGRLPNTELADRVGLSPSACLRRVQELERRGVIKGYRAVLDPVALGNGFVAYVTVGLSDHTKAAQEGFERSVALYDEVRECHNITGTVEYLLRVEAEDLIAYKRFHTDKLGTLPQVHQIVTHVVMGSPKDERA, from the coding sequence ATGTCAAATGTTGATCAAATAAACCAGAAAATATTGCAAGAGCTGTCCCGGGACGGCCGTCTGCCCAACACCGAGCTTGCTGACCGTGTCGGGCTATCCCCTTCGGCATGCCTGCGCCGTGTGCAAGAGCTTGAGCGTCGAGGCGTGATCAAGGGCTATCGCGCCGTGCTGGACCCTGTTGCATTGGGGAATGGCTTTGTCGCCTATGTGACGGTCGGCCTGTCAGATCACACCAAGGCTGCGCAGGAAGGCTTCGAACGGTCGGTCGCGCTGTATGACGAAGTACGGGAGTGTCACAATATTACCGGCACAGTCGAGTACCTGCTGCGGGTCGAGGCCGAAGACTTGATCGCCTATAAACGCTTCCACACGGACAAGCTGGGCACGCTGCCGCAGGTGCACCAAATCGTTACCCATGTCGTGATGGGATCGCCCAAGGACGAACGCGCTTAG
- a CDS encoding YebC/PmpR family DNA-binding transcriptional regulator, translating into MAGHSKWANIQHRKGRQDAARSKLFSKLAKEITVAAKMGDPDPDKNPRLRMAVKEGKSQSLPKDVIDRAIKKAIGGDAENYDEIRYEGYGPNGVAVIVETMTDNKNRTASTVRSTFSKNGGNLGETGSVGFMFDRKGEVTYPLDAGDADTVMEAAIEAGAEDCETSEDGHRIVCADTDLNDVSNALEAALGESESTKLIWQPNMTTELDLDGMQKLMKLVDALEDDDDVQRVTTNFEATDEVLAQL; encoded by the coding sequence ATGGCTGGCCACTCAAAATGGGCAAACATTCAGCACCGCAAGGGGCGTCAGGACGCCGCGCGTTCGAAGCTGTTTTCCAAGCTCGCCAAAGAAATCACCGTGGCTGCCAAGATGGGCGACCCGGATCCGGACAAGAACCCGCGTCTGCGCATGGCCGTTAAAGAAGGCAAAAGCCAGTCTTTGCCAAAGGACGTCATTGATCGAGCGATCAAAAAAGCCATCGGTGGAGATGCCGAGAACTATGACGAAATCCGCTACGAGGGTTATGGCCCGAACGGCGTGGCCGTTATTGTTGAGACGATGACCGACAACAAGAACCGGACAGCTTCGACCGTGCGCTCGACTTTCTCAAAAAACGGCGGCAACCTTGGGGAAACCGGATCCGTAGGGTTCATGTTCGATCGCAAAGGTGAAGTAACCTATCCGCTGGATGCAGGCGACGCTGACACAGTGATGGAAGCCGCGATTGAAGCTGGTGCTGAAGATTGCGAAACCTCAGAAGACGGGCACCGGATCGTCTGCGCCGACACTGACCTGAACGACGTGTCAAATGCGCTGGAAGCCGCGTTGGGCGAGTCGGAGTCGACCAAGCTGATCTGGCAACCCAACATGACCACCGAGCTTGACCTTGACGGTATGCAAAAGCTGATGAAGTTGGTTGATGCCTTGGAGGATGACGACGACGTGCAGCGCGTTACCACAAACTTTGAGGCCACGGACGAGGTTCTGGCCCAGCTCTGA
- a CDS encoding DMT family transporter translates to MSIATPAVQRPLFGILWMLAAGLFFVLMNALVKHVGQGLPSAQAAFLRFAFGLVFVLPALGQVRRVRFSRKIWRLFALRGLVHSGAVLCWFYAMTQITVAEVVAMNYLNPIYVMLGAALFLGETFSTRRMIAVAFAFLGVLIILRPGLRELGPGHLSMVFTAIFLGASYLIAKRLSQETSAAVVVAMMSITVTIGLTPVAWVVWVVPTITQLGWLVLVAFFATAGHYAMTRAFAEAPVSVTQPVTFVQIIWAAAMGAWLFAEPVDIWVVAGAGVIIGAVSYITWREAMLNRRITPNANAAKS, encoded by the coding sequence ATGAGCATCGCGACCCCAGCCGTTCAACGCCCCCTCTTCGGTATCTTGTGGATGCTGGCTGCAGGGCTGTTCTTTGTTCTGATGAATGCGCTGGTGAAGCATGTGGGGCAGGGGCTGCCATCTGCACAAGCGGCGTTTCTGCGCTTTGCGTTTGGGCTGGTTTTTGTGCTGCCAGCACTGGGGCAGGTGCGACGTGTCCGGTTCTCGCGCAAAATCTGGCGGCTGTTTGCGTTGCGCGGGCTGGTTCATAGCGGTGCAGTGCTGTGCTGGTTTTATGCCATGACGCAAATCACCGTGGCCGAGGTCGTGGCGATGAACTACCTGAATCCGATCTATGTGATGTTGGGGGCAGCGCTGTTTCTGGGTGAGACGTTTTCGACCCGCCGCATGATCGCGGTCGCCTTCGCGTTTCTGGGTGTGTTGATCATCTTGCGCCCGGGTCTGCGTGAGCTTGGGCCGGGGCATCTTTCAATGGTGTTCACCGCCATATTCCTTGGCGCATCTTATCTGATCGCCAAGCGCCTGTCGCAGGAAACGTCAGCCGCCGTGGTGGTGGCGATGATGTCGATCACTGTGACCATTGGCTTGACACCTGTGGCATGGGTGGTCTGGGTCGTGCCGACGATAACCCAGCTGGGATGGCTGGTGTTGGTCGCCTTTTTCGCGACCGCCGGGCACTATGCTATGACCCGCGCCTTTGCCGAGGCTCCGGTGTCGGTGACGCAACCTGTCACTTTCGTGCAGATCATCTGGGCCGCGGCAATGGGCGCATGGCTGTTTGCCGAGCCGGTTGACATATGGGTGGTTGCAGGTGCAGGCGTGATCATCGGAGCTGTCAGTTACATCACATGGCGCGAGGCGATGCTGAACCGACGTATCACGCCGAACGCCAACGCCGCCAAGTCATGA
- a CDS encoding ABC transporter substrate-binding protein produces MTNLKLTAAAWALMATTALAGGDAITLGMVLEPPNLDPTGGAAAAIDEVVYANIFEGLTRFGPDGSVLPGLASEWTVSDDGLTYTFKLRDGVTFHDGSTMDAEDVIFSLDRARAEDSTNAQKALFKDIESVTAPDPLTVEVKLSAPNGNFPFNMAWGDAVIVAPESIQNAATAPVGTGPFTFVEWAKGDHVTVARNDAYWGAVPALATATFKFISDPNAAFAAMMAEDVDAFPNFPATETLSQFEADPRFNVIVGSTEGETILSMNNKSGPLADVRVRKAIAHAINRQDIIDGAMYGYGTPIGSHFAPHHPDYVDLTGNSAFDPDMSKSLLAEAGAEGLTLRLMLPPPSYARRGGEIIAAQLRAVGINTEISNLEWAQWIEQVFKGKDFDLTIVSHTEPADINIYARPDYYFQYDNADFQALIDKLSVTSDPAMRSELNKQAQQMIADDYVNGYLFQLAKTGVANAKINGLWENAPTQANDLTGVSWSE; encoded by the coding sequence ATGACCAACTTGAAACTCACCGCAGCCGCCTGGGCGCTTATGGCGACGACCGCGCTGGCCGGAGGCGACGCAATCACGCTTGGCATGGTACTTGAGCCGCCAAACCTTGACCCGACGGGTGGCGCAGCGGCCGCAATTGACGAAGTTGTCTACGCAAACATCTTTGAGGGCCTGACCCGGTTTGGGCCTGATGGATCGGTTCTGCCCGGCCTTGCCAGCGAATGGACGGTCAGCGACGATGGCCTTACCTATACGTTCAAATTGCGCGACGGCGTGACCTTCCATGACGGCAGCACAATGGACGCGGAAGATGTGATCTTCTCGCTTGATCGCGCGCGTGCCGAGGATTCGACCAACGCCCAAAAAGCACTGTTCAAGGATATCGAATCTGTCACCGCCCCCGACCCATTGACGGTCGAGGTCAAATTGTCCGCTCCCAACGGCAATTTCCCGTTCAACATGGCGTGGGGCGACGCCGTAATCGTCGCGCCTGAGAGCATCCAAAACGCCGCCACTGCGCCCGTGGGCACAGGCCCGTTCACTTTCGTCGAATGGGCCAAGGGCGACCATGTGACCGTTGCGCGCAACGACGCCTATTGGGGCGCGGTACCCGCGCTGGCCACGGCCACCTTCAAATTCATCTCGGACCCCAACGCCGCCTTTGCTGCGATGATGGCCGAAGACGTGGATGCGTTCCCGAACTTTCCCGCCACCGAAACCCTGTCGCAATTCGAGGCCGACCCCCGTTTCAACGTGATCGTCGGCTCGACCGAGGGCGAAACAATCCTGTCCATGAACAACAAGTCCGGCCCACTGGCCGATGTCCGGGTGCGCAAGGCGATTGCCCACGCGATCAACCGGCAAGATATCATCGACGGCGCGATGTATGGCTATGGCACGCCCATCGGCAGCCATTTTGCCCCTCATCACCCCGACTATGTTGATTTGACTGGCAACTCTGCCTTTGACCCGGACATGTCGAAATCCCTTCTGGCGGAAGCCGGGGCCGAGGGTTTGACCCTTCGCCTGATGCTTCCGCCCCCATCCTACGCCCGGCGTGGGGGCGAGATCATCGCGGCACAACTGCGCGCAGTCGGGATCAACACCGAGATTTCGAACCTTGAGTGGGCGCAATGGATCGAACAGGTGTTCAAAGGCAAGGATTTCGACCTGACCATCGTCAGCCATACCGAACCTGCCGACATCAACATCTATGCGCGGCCTGATTATTATTTCCAGTATGACAATGCCGATTTCCAGGCACTGATCGACAAGCTGTCAGTGACGTCCGACCCAGCCATGCGGTCAGAGCTGAACAAACAAGCGCAGCAGATGATCGCAGATGACTACGTGAATGGGTATTTGTTCCAACTGGCCAAAACCGGTGTTGCCAACGCGAAGATAAACGGGCTTTGGGAGAACGCGCCGACGCAAGCCAATGACCTGACCGGTGTTAGTTGGTCGGAGTAA
- the panB gene encoding 3-methyl-2-oxobutanoate hydroxymethyltransferase, giving the protein MSASAKITVPTPSDIRVRKGGTPLVCLTAYATPTAQMMDAHCDIVLVGDSVGMVVHGLPDTLSVTMEMMELHGAAVKRGLTQAMMVVDMPFGSYEESPEQAFRNAARLMRVTGAAAVKLEGGVTMAETIRFLTSRSIPVMAHVGLTPQAINTLGGYKVQGRGEDRARVLADAKAVENAGAFSVVLEKVPEGLSNEITETLSIPTIGIGASARCDGQILVVDDMLGLFTAFKPKFAKRYATLGEDGDKAIAQYAKEVRARSFPGPEHVFADVGPKK; this is encoded by the coding sequence ATGAGCGCTTCTGCTAAGATTACCGTGCCGACACCGTCGGATATCCGGGTGCGCAAAGGTGGCACACCGCTGGTCTGCTTGACGGCGTATGCGACCCCGACGGCTCAGATGATGGATGCGCATTGTGACATCGTTTTGGTAGGCGATAGCGTCGGCATGGTCGTGCATGGCCTCCCCGATACACTTAGCGTCACGATGGAGATGATGGAACTGCACGGAGCCGCTGTGAAACGCGGGCTGACGCAGGCCATGATGGTCGTCGACATGCCGTTTGGATCGTACGAAGAAAGCCCCGAACAAGCCTTCCGCAACGCTGCCCGCCTGATGCGCGTGACCGGTGCGGCAGCCGTTAAGCTGGAAGGTGGCGTGACGATGGCCGAAACGATCCGTTTTTTGACCAGTCGATCGATACCGGTCATGGCACATGTCGGTCTGACCCCGCAGGCAATCAACACGTTAGGTGGCTATAAGGTGCAGGGGCGCGGGGAAGATCGCGCGCGAGTGCTGGCCGATGCAAAGGCGGTCGAAAACGCTGGAGCCTTCTCGGTCGTGCTTGAGAAAGTGCCGGAAGGGCTGTCGAACGAAATCACCGAAACCTTGTCCATCCCAACCATCGGTATCGGCGCGTCCGCTCGTTGTGACGGGCAAATCCTTGTTGTCGATGATATGCTGGGCCTGTTCACAGCATTCAAACCAAAATTTGCCAAGCGATATGCGACTTTGGGTGAAGATGGCGACAAAGCCATTGCCCAATATGCCAAAGAGGTGCGTGCGCGCAGCTTCCCCGGCCCGGAACATGTGTTTGCCGATGTGGGTCCAAAGAAATGA
- the panC gene encoding pantoate--beta-alanine ligase — translation MKLVRTKKDLRTLRRKWIFKGERVAVVPTMGALHAGHLSLVEVAKQNADRVIVTIFVNPKQFNNPGDLENYPRTEEEDAAKLSPYGIDALYVPTPDQIYPKGFATNVRVSGLTEELEGAHRPGHFDGVATVVSKLFLQSRADVACFGEKDYQQMLLVRRLSEDLDIETEVLGCPTIREQDGLAMSSRNVRLSSEQRAVAPALKTELDRAARAIRRGADIRVVLDSAKAQIERAGYDKVEYLELRDATDLMPVSNLDRPARLLVAATLGDVRLIDNIPV, via the coding sequence ATGAAGCTGGTTCGCACCAAGAAAGACCTGCGCACCCTGCGCCGGAAATGGATATTCAAAGGTGAACGCGTGGCGGTTGTTCCTACAATGGGTGCGCTTCATGCGGGGCATTTGTCTTTGGTCGAGGTTGCAAAGCAGAATGCCGATCGCGTGATCGTCACCATTTTCGTGAACCCCAAACAATTTAACAATCCCGGTGATCTGGAAAACTATCCGCGCACTGAAGAAGAGGATGCAGCAAAGCTTTCGCCATATGGGATTGATGCGCTCTATGTCCCGACGCCGGATCAGATTTATCCCAAAGGGTTCGCGACCAACGTTCGCGTCTCGGGTTTGACCGAAGAATTGGAAGGCGCGCATCGTCCGGGGCATTTTGACGGTGTAGCGACAGTTGTTTCAAAACTGTTTTTGCAGTCGCGTGCGGATGTCGCCTGTTTCGGGGAAAAGGACTACCAGCAAATGCTGTTGGTGCGCCGTTTGTCCGAAGACTTGGATATCGAGACGGAAGTATTGGGTTGCCCAACGATCCGTGAACAGGACGGGCTGGCAATGTCTTCGCGAAATGTGCGCCTGTCGTCGGAACAGCGCGCTGTTGCGCCTGCGCTAAAGACCGAACTGGATCGGGCGGCCCGTGCGATACGGCGCGGCGCAGATATTCGCGTGGTGTTGGACAGCGCAAAAGCCCAGATTGAGCGGGCAGGTTATGATAAGGTCGAGTATTTGGAATTGCGCGATGCGACAGATTTGATGCCAGTGTCAAATCTGGATCGCCCGGCGCGACTGCTTGTTGCTGCGACACTTGGAGATGTTCGGTTGATTGACAACATCCCGGTCTGA